In Hyphomicrobiales bacterium, a single window of DNA contains:
- a CDS encoding cyclic nucleotide-binding domain-containing protein, which produces MDLSIPIFGSIFVLLFHFSNLMAFLAFLLRDQLQLRLLMGVSLFLQGLYYYSVPGGPLFDPLFWKVVSFLANIVMIALVFGGRLDFGIAEDLRPLFDRIAVLTPGQFRKLTARTVRVPGGGAAILTEGMKPDRLYYLLKGEAQIIKNRQTTTLQSGAFLGEIAFLSDLPASATVVLKEGAECIAWNRAALLQMMKKDAAIDIAMRGFFNHDLAYKVARSVPIAAPPEMPKRMSVGQ; this is translated from the coding sequence TTGGACCTGAGCATTCCCATTTTCGGCAGCATCTTCGTGCTGCTCTTCCACTTTTCCAACCTGATGGCGTTTCTCGCCTTCCTGTTGCGTGATCAATTGCAGCTGCGCCTGCTCATGGGTGTGAGCCTGTTCCTGCAAGGCCTCTACTATTATTCCGTGCCGGGTGGGCCCCTGTTCGATCCGCTGTTCTGGAAGGTGGTGTCGTTCCTCGCCAACATCGTCATGATCGCGCTCGTCTTCGGCGGGCGGCTGGATTTCGGCATCGCGGAAGACCTGCGCCCGCTGTTTGACCGCATTGCCGTGCTCACGCCCGGCCAATTCCGCAAACTCACGGCGCGCACGGTGCGTGTTCCCGGCGGTGGTGCAGCCATTCTCACCGAAGGCATGAAGCCGGACCGGCTCTACTACCTGCTCAAGGGTGAGGCGCAGATCATCAAGAACCGGCAGACGACAACCCTGCAATCGGGCGCGTTCCTTGGCGAGATCGCTTTCCTCAGCGACCTGCCGGCCTCCGCCACCGTGGTGCTGAAAGAGGGAGCAGAGTGCATTGCCTGGAACCGCGCGGCGCTGTTGCAGATGATGAAGAAGGACGCGGCCATCGACATTGCCATGCGCGGCTTCTTCAATCACGATCTTGCCTACAAGGTAGCGCGTAGCGTTCCCATCGCCGCACCGCCGGAAATGCCCAAGCGCATGTCCGTGGGGCAGTGA
- a CDS encoding glycosyl hydrolase, with amino-acid sequence MKWIAAAVAALAVAGLAAFGAYETYLWGWWRMNNPSLERFPVQGVDVSHHQGLIDWQRVEVDPRISFAYLKATEGGDHRDRQFAQNWAALKTTRIARGAYHFFTFCRPGREQAENLLSVMPLEPGTLPVAIDLEFGGNCNRRPTVEELATELEDFVSLLRDRDDRAPVFYVTPEFFSAYLAGQEGAYPAHLLWLRNIYGEPAHDGCNGWTFWQYAGQGLIDGITGPVDLNAYCGDGQAFNALRKR; translated from the coding sequence ATGAAATGGATCGCCGCTGCGGTCGCCGCGCTTGCCGTCGCAGGCTTGGCTGCATTCGGAGCATATGAAACTTATTTGTGGGGCTGGTGGCGCATGAACAACCCGTCGCTTGAACGTTTCCCCGTACAGGGCGTGGACGTGAGCCACCATCAGGGGCTCATCGACTGGCAGAGAGTGGAGGTCGACCCCCGCATCTCCTTCGCCTACCTCAAGGCCACCGAGGGCGGCGACCACAGGGACAGGCAATTCGCCCAGAACTGGGCAGCGCTGAAGACGACACGGATTGCCCGCGGCGCCTATCACTTTTTCACCTTCTGCCGTCCCGGCCGCGAGCAGGCCGAAAACCTGCTCAGCGTCATGCCGCTGGAGCCGGGCACGCTGCCGGTGGCCATCGACCTGGAATTTGGCGGCAACTGCAACCGGCGACCGACGGTGGAGGAGCTCGCCACCGAACTGGAAGATTTCGTCTCTCTCCTGCGCGACCGTGACGACCGCGCGCCCGTCTTCTATGTCACGCCGGAATTCTTCAGCGCCTACTTGGCGGGACAGGAAGGCGCCTATCCCGCGCACCTCCTGTGGCTGCGTAACATCTACGGTGAACCCGCCCACGACGGCTGCAACGGTTGGACATTCTGGCAATATGCGGGGCAGGGCCTCATTGACGGCATCACCGGCCCTGTTGATCTCAACGCCTATTGCGGAGACGGACAGGCCTTCAACGCCCTGCGCAAGCGCTGA
- a CDS encoding dehydratase translates to MIGLFLEDMKIGTVIAQGTYAFTDENIRAYSTAFAPVGFHMNAGEAAQGLFGKTAAAGFHTCSAWMARFVATNAKARDAAQAAGMALPDIGPSPGISNIRWPRPVHAGDGIVYRSTIIATRALTSRPGWGMVTFRAEGHNPAGALVMSFEGRVLVQARGATPA, encoded by the coding sequence ATGATCGGGCTTTTCCTGGAAGACATGAAGATCGGCACCGTCATTGCGCAGGGCACCTACGCTTTCACGGACGAAAACATCCGCGCCTACTCCACGGCCTTCGCGCCGGTGGGCTTCCACATGAATGCAGGCGAAGCGGCGCAAGGTCTGTTCGGCAAGACGGCGGCAGCGGGCTTCCATACCTGTTCGGCCTGGATGGCGCGCTTCGTCGCAACGAACGCAAAAGCACGCGATGCCGCTCAGGCAGCAGGCATGGCGCTCCCCGACATCGGTCCGTCACCGGGCATATCCAATATCCGCTGGCCGCGCCCGGTGCATGCTGGCGACGGGATTGTGTACCGCTCCACCATCATCGCCACGCGCGCGCTCACATCGAGGCCCGGATGGGGCATGGTGACATTCCGCGCCGAGGGCCACAATCCGGCGGGCGCGTTGGTGATGAGCTTCGAAGGCCGGGTTCTGGTGCAGGCCAGGGGCGCAACACCGGCTTAA
- a CDS encoding L,D-transpeptidase, whose translation MDRRVTGKRDCTGFMDCLFGKRNVRVTRNPRLQTASFAANAGLSNKTTHETVNWTESKYPAGSLVVKTPERALYYVLGDGEAIRYSVGVGKEGMQWSGNSTIVRKQEWPSWTPPQVMIEREAAKGHYIPDFMEGGPGNPLGARAMYIGGSMYRVHGTNNEASIGGAVSSGCIRMMNADVIDLYERVKIGSKIYVYQ comes from the coding sequence ATGGATCGCCGCGTCACCGGCAAGCGCGATTGCACCGGCTTCATGGATTGCCTGTTCGGCAAGCGCAACGTGCGCGTCACCCGCAATCCCAGACTGCAGACGGCGTCCTTCGCCGCCAATGCCGGCCTTTCCAACAAGACCACCCATGAAACCGTGAACTGGACCGAGAGCAAGTATCCGGCCGGGTCTCTCGTGGTGAAGACGCCGGAACGCGCCCTCTACTACGTTCTCGGCGATGGTGAAGCGATCCGCTATTCCGTCGGCGTGGGCAAGGAAGGCATGCAGTGGAGCGGTAACTCCACCATCGTGCGCAAGCAGGAGTGGCCGTCGTGGACGCCGCCCCAGGTGATGATCGAGCGTGAAGCGGCCAAGGGCCACTACATTCCCGACTTCATGGAAGGCGGCCCCGGCAATCCGCTCGGTGCCCGCGCCATGTATATCGGTGGCTCCATGTACCGCGTGCACGGCACCAACAACGAAGCCTCGATCGGCGGTGCCGTCTCGTCCGGCTGCATTCGCATGATGAACGCCGACGTGATCGACCTTTACGAACGCGTCAAGATCGGCTCGAAGATCTACGTCTATCAGTAA
- a CDS encoding MaoC family dehydratase yields MLHFEDFREGQTFPLGPHRITEEAIISFAREFDPQPFHLDAEAARHSLLGGLAASGWHSTAMLMRLMCDACLSRSSILGSSGMDEVKWLAPVLAGDVLSGTFEITATRTSASRPGIGIVNFTSRLAGSDGMAKVEMTGMFFVRRRAA; encoded by the coding sequence ATGCTGCACTTCGAGGATTTTCGCGAGGGGCAGACATTTCCGCTAGGACCGCACCGGATTACCGAGGAGGCGATCATCTCCTTTGCGCGTGAATTCGATCCGCAGCCGTTTCATCTCGATGCGGAGGCAGCCCGGCATTCACTCCTCGGCGGCCTCGCGGCCAGCGGCTGGCATTCCACTGCCATGCTCATGCGCCTGATGTGCGATGCCTGCCTCTCGCGTTCGTCCATCCTCGGTTCCAGCGGCATGGACGAGGTGAAGTGGCTTGCACCCGTGCTGGCGGGAGATGTCCTCTCCGGCACGTTCGAGATCACGGCCACCCGCACCTCGGCCTCGCGCCCCGGCATTGGCATCGTGAACTTCACCTCGCGCCTCGCCGGAAGCGACGGCATGGCGAAGGTCGAGATGACCGGCATGTTCTTCGTGCGGAGGAGGGCCGCATGA
- a CDS encoding 5'-nucleotidase C-terminal domain-containing protein yields MTVSSKLFRAFACAGVLSVLSAPAWAVADFTLRRDLDTRSESNCTGETAFGNLVADAARKIHASDVALIPCTAISGNRSHAKGESFDATAASAEIAPAAQVVQIEVSGQQLLETLEQALSSAPASSNTFLQVAGIRMEVNLTKPAGQRIVKLTSNGAALDFTRTYRVAITEDAAKAFASLAGAKKVEGQPSALGAGVATHLQAVGVRDIKVLGRIKFTR; encoded by the coding sequence ATGACGGTTTCCTCCAAGCTCTTCCGGGCCTTCGCATGCGCTGGCGTGCTCTCGGTCCTTTCCGCGCCCGCCTGGGCTGTTGCGGATTTCACCCTGCGCCGCGACCTCGACACGCGGAGCGAGTCCAACTGCACGGGCGAGACGGCCTTTGGCAACCTGGTGGCCGATGCCGCCCGCAAGATCCACGCCTCGGACGTGGCGCTCATTCCCTGCACGGCCATCAGCGGCAATCGCAGCCATGCCAAGGGCGAAAGTTTCGATGCCACCGCAGCCTCCGCCGAAATCGCGCCGGCGGCACAGGTGGTGCAGATCGAGGTCAGCGGACAGCAGTTGCTGGAGACGCTGGAGCAGGCGCTTTCCTCCGCGCCCGCCTCTTCAAACACCTTCCTGCAAGTCGCCGGCATTCGCATGGAAGTGAATCTCACAAAGCCCGCAGGCCAGCGCATCGTGAAACTCACTTCCAATGGCGCGGCACTCGACTTCACCCGAACCTACCGCGTGGCGATCACCGAAGATGCCGCCAAGGCCTTCGCATCCCTCGCCGGAGCGAAGAAGGTGGAAGGACAGCCCTCGGCTCTCGGCGCCGGTGTCGCCACGCACCTTCAGGCGGTGGGCGTTCGCGATATCAAGGTTCTGGGCCGCATCAAGTTCACACGCTAA
- a CDS encoding DUF1330 domain-containing protein, which translates to MSKAYWVATYREIRNPEKMAAYAAVAAPAIKAAGGRVLARGLPAHAYENGILQRVVLIEFDSVAAAVAAHDSPAYQEALVALGDAADRDIRIVEAVA; encoded by the coding sequence ATGAGCAAGGCCTATTGGGTTGCGACCTATCGCGAAATCAGGAATCCGGAGAAAATGGCCGCCTATGCTGCGGTTGCAGCACCCGCGATCAAGGCAGCGGGCGGGCGCGTCCTCGCCCGCGGCCTTCCGGCCCACGCCTATGAGAACGGCATCTTGCAGCGGGTGGTGTTGATTGAGTTCGACAGCGTTGCGGCAGCAGTCGCGGCCCATGACAGCCCGGCCTATCAGGAGGCACTCGTTGCCCTGGGCGATGCCGCGGATCGCGACATCCGAATCGTCGAAGCCGTGGCCTGA
- a CDS encoding L,D-transpeptidase — MADLALAAKVEIIINKVSQKMTVKVDGDTEYVWPVSTGAPGYETPGGTYKPFRMEAEHFSKEWDDAPMPHSIFFTGQGHAIHGSFHVKSLGRRASHGCVRLHPDNAAILFDLVKKNGMSNTSVVLRGGLFDFGTRTASTTPRKAWWLSGNKPQRSFSQIGNDMEKTIKGKDTKKKPKKVALKCTVKDGKKTCKKPFTLFGSTEG, encoded by the coding sequence ATGGCGGACCTCGCCCTTGCCGCCAAAGTCGAAATCATCATCAACAAGGTCTCGCAGAAGATGACCGTGAAGGTGGATGGTGACACCGAATATGTCTGGCCCGTCTCCACTGGCGCTCCCGGCTATGAAACGCCCGGCGGCACCTACAAGCCCTTCCGCATGGAGGCCGAGCACTTCTCCAAGGAATGGGACGATGCACCCATGCCGCACTCGATCTTCTTCACCGGTCAGGGCCACGCCATCCATGGCAGCTTCCATGTGAAGAGCCTCGGCCGCCGTGCCTCGCATGGTTGCGTGCGGCTTCACCCCGACAACGCGGCGATCCTGTTTGACCTCGTGAAGAAGAACGGCATGTCCAACACCTCCGTGGTGCTGCGTGGCGGCCTGTTCGATTTCGGCACCCGCACGGCCTCCACCACGCCGCGCAAGGCCTGGTGGCTCTCGGGCAACAAGCCCCAGCGCAGCTTCTCCCAGATCGGCAACGACATGGAAAAGACCATCAAGGGCAAGGACACCAAGAAGAAGCCCAAGAAGGTCGCCTTGAAGTGCACCGTGAAGGACGGCAAGAAGACCTGCAAGAAGCCCTTCACACTGTTTGGTTCGACGGAAGGCTGA
- a CDS encoding FAD-binding oxidoreductase, protein MFMSQALFHPSFKAKPYWWEAHEPKALPEVDLPRNVAVAIVGGGYAGMSAALELARNGIESIVLDAAEPGFGGSTRSGGLVSAGVNVGKRMVNKAMTPEEAKPFLNDAVDAFTNIEDLIRDNAIDCGWTKTGYFLGAWCQSHYDAMKKKVDLLNAEAQSDAVLVPRERQREEIGSDYYFGGMLVGRAAHLHPALYYKGLLDLVQKAGVPIASRTPVNGLTQEAGGTWAVKTPRGTIRAGHVIIATNGYTGDVTPQFKRRVVPVGSYIIATEELSPELAASLSPKNRSFADTRRVLTYYRLSPDGKRMIFGGRAKFGFTDPVETAPLLHRFMLDRFPQLKGTKITHAWTGNVAFTMDELPHMGKFDGLHFALGCNGSGVAMMSFLGRETARKIVGKSNRTIAFDQPEFLTSPLYHGNPWFLPLVGAWFRTADWMDRRFH, encoded by the coding sequence TTGTTCATGTCACAGGCCCTGTTCCATCCCAGCTTCAAGGCAAAACCCTATTGGTGGGAGGCACATGAGCCGAAGGCACTGCCCGAGGTGGACCTGCCGCGGAACGTGGCCGTGGCCATCGTCGGGGGCGGCTATGCCGGCATGAGTGCGGCGCTGGAACTGGCGCGGAACGGCATCGAATCAATCGTGCTGGATGCCGCCGAACCAGGCTTCGGCGGGTCCACGCGGAGCGGTGGTCTGGTCTCGGCCGGCGTGAATGTCGGCAAGCGCATGGTCAACAAGGCCATGACACCGGAGGAAGCGAAGCCATTCCTCAACGATGCCGTTGACGCTTTCACCAACATCGAGGACCTGATCCGCGACAACGCCATCGATTGCGGCTGGACCAAGACGGGCTATTTCCTCGGGGCGTGGTGCCAGTCGCATTATGACGCGATGAAGAAGAAAGTGGACCTGCTCAACGCCGAGGCGCAGTCCGATGCGGTGCTGGTGCCGCGCGAACGGCAGCGCGAGGAAATCGGGTCGGACTATTATTTCGGCGGCATGCTGGTGGGACGGGCGGCGCACCTGCACCCTGCCCTCTATTACAAGGGCCTGCTCGATCTGGTGCAGAAGGCAGGCGTGCCAATCGCCTCGCGCACGCCGGTGAATGGACTGACGCAAGAAGCGGGCGGCACCTGGGCGGTGAAGACGCCACGCGGCACGATTCGCGCCGGTCATGTGATCATCGCCACCAATGGCTACACCGGCGATGTGACGCCCCAGTTCAAGCGCCGGGTGGTGCCGGTCGGCTCCTACATCATCGCGACGGAAGAACTTTCGCCGGAGCTTGCAGCCTCGCTCAGTCCGAAGAACCGCAGCTTCGCCGATACGCGGCGCGTGCTGACCTATTACCGCCTCTCCCCCGACGGCAAGCGGATGATCTTCGGCGGGCGCGCCAAGTTCGGCTTCACGGATCCTGTGGAGACGGCACCACTTCTGCACCGCTTCATGCTGGACCGCTTCCCGCAGCTGAAGGGAACGAAGATCACCCATGCCTGGACGGGAAATGTTGCCTTCACCATGGATGAACTGCCCCACATGGGCAAATTCGACGGCCTGCATTTCGCCCTGGGCTGCAACGGTTCGGGCGTGGCGATGATGAGCTTCCTCGGGCGCGAGACGGCGCGGAAGATCGTGGGCAAGTCCAACCGCACCATCGCCTTCGACCAACCGGAATTTCTGACGAGCCCCCTCTATCACGGCAACCCGTGGTTCCTGCCGCTGGTCGGCGCCTGGTTCCGCACGGCCGACTGGATGGACCGCCGGTTCCATTGA
- the aspS gene encoding aspartate--tRNA ligase: MTHRYRSHTCGALRAEHAGGETRLSGWVHRVRDHGGVLFIDLRDHYGMTQVVADPDSPAFKTAERVRSEWVIRVDGKVRPRPAGTENKDMPTGLVEVYATEIEVLSQAAELPLPVFGEPDYPEDTRLKYRFLDLRRETLHRNIMTRTRVVAGLRNRMNEIGFNEFSTPILTASSPEGARDFLVPSRIHPGKFFALPQAPQQYKQLLMVAGFDRYFQIAPCFRDEDPRADRLPGEFYQLDLEMSFVTQDDLFATMEPVILDTFAAFANGKTVRKDVPRIPYDVSMRKYGTDKPDLRNPVEMQAVTQHFAGSGFKVFAGMIANDPKVEVWAVPAPKGGSRAFCDRMNSWAQGEGQPGLGYVFWREGEEGGAGPIAKNIGPERTDAIRTQLGLGVGDAVFFVAGRPEKFVKFAGDARTRVGKELALTNENEFALAWIVDFPFYEYDEEEKQVAFCHNPFSMPQGGMEALQTQDPLTIKAFQYDMVCNGFEIASGSIRNHSPETMVKAFEIAGMNKAVVEEKFGGMYRAFQYGAPPHGGMAFGVDRIVMLLVGATNLREITLFPMNQQAQDLLMGAPSDATPKQLRELHIRLNLPEA, translated from the coding sequence ATGACTCACCGTTACCGCAGCCACACCTGCGGCGCACTGCGCGCCGAACACGCTGGTGGCGAAACCCGCCTGTCTGGCTGGGTGCACCGCGTGCGCGATCATGGCGGCGTGCTCTTCATCGACCTGCGCGACCATTACGGCATGACGCAGGTGGTGGCAGACCCGGATTCACCGGCCTTCAAGACGGCCGAGCGGGTGCGTTCGGAATGGGTGATCCGCGTCGATGGCAAGGTCCGTCCGCGCCCCGCGGGCACCGAAAACAAGGACATGCCCACGGGCCTCGTCGAAGTCTACGCCACCGAAATCGAAGTGCTGAGCCAGGCCGCGGAATTGCCGCTGCCCGTCTTCGGCGAACCCGACTATCCCGAGGACACGCGCCTCAAGTACCGCTTCCTCGATCTCCGCCGCGAGACGCTGCACAGGAACATCATGACGCGCACCCGCGTCGTGGCCGGCCTGCGCAACCGCATGAACGAGATCGGCTTCAACGAATTCTCGACGCCGATCCTCACCGCCTCGTCGCCCGAGGGCGCGCGCGACTTCCTCGTGCCGAGCCGCATTCACCCCGGCAAGTTCTTCGCGCTGCCGCAGGCGCCGCAGCAGTACAAGCAGCTCCTGATGGTGGCTGGCTTCGACCGCTACTTCCAGATTGCGCCGTGCTTCCGCGATGAAGACCCGCGGGCCGACCGCCTGCCGGGCGAATTCTACCAGCTCGACCTGGAAATGAGCTTCGTCACCCAGGACGACCTCTTCGCCACCATGGAGCCGGTGATACTCGATACCTTCGCTGCCTTCGCCAACGGCAAGACCGTGCGCAAGGACGTGCCGCGCATTCCCTACGACGTCTCCATGCGCAAGTACGGCACTGACAAGCCGGACCTCCGCAACCCCGTCGAGATGCAGGCGGTGACGCAGCACTTTGCAGGTTCAGGCTTCAAGGTCTTCGCGGGCATGATCGCCAACGACCCGAAGGTGGAAGTCTGGGCCGTTCCAGCACCAAAGGGCGGCAGCCGCGCCTTCTGTGACCGCATGAACTCCTGGGCGCAAGGCGAAGGACAGCCGGGTCTTGGCTATGTCTTCTGGCGCGAAGGCGAGGAGGGCGGTGCCGGCCCCATCGCCAAGAACATCGGGCCGGAACGCACGGACGCGATCCGCACGCAACTTGGCCTCGGCGTGGGTGATGCCGTTTTCTTCGTGGCGGGGCGGCCCGAGAAGTTCGTGAAGTTCGCCGGCGACGCCCGCACCCGCGTGGGCAAGGAGCTGGCGCTCACCAACGAGAACGAATTTGCCCTCGCCTGGATCGTCGATTTCCCATTCTATGAGTACGACGAAGAGGAAAAGCAGGTGGCCTTCTGCCACAATCCCTTCTCCATGCCGCAAGGCGGGATGGAGGCGTTGCAGACGCAGGACCCGCTCACCATCAAGGCCTTCCAGTACGATATGGTGTGCAACGGCTTCGAGATCGCGAGCGGATCGATCCGCAACCATTCCCCCGAAACCATGGTCAAGGCCTTCGAGATCGCGGGCATGAACAAGGCCGTGGTGGAGGAGAAGTTCGGTGGCATGTACCGCGCCTTCCAGTATGGCGCACCGCCCCACGGCGGCATGGCCTTCGGCGTGGACCGGATCGTGATGCTGCTGGTGGGGGCCACCAACCTCCGCGAGATCACGCTGTTCCCCATGAACCAGCAGGCCCAGGACCTGCTGATGGGGGCGCCTTCGGATGCCACGCCCAAACAGTTGCGCGAACTCCACATCCGCCTGAATTTGCCGGAAGCGTGA